One genomic segment of Bradyrhizobium prioriisuperbiae includes these proteins:
- a CDS encoding GntR family transcriptional regulator gives MSSSAVIALSADAAGPRTLTSAVYEQLRRDILSARLSPGQKLHIAHLSKGFGVSLAATREALSRLVADGLVRAADQRGFHVSPVSIADLQDITRTRIDIEGLALRRSIEFGGRDWQAAVEAAFAALLAVPYRDPSDPKIHNEPWLVRHRMFHRTLVSACDSPWLLRFRDTLYEQSERYRQLSIPVDPGLRDVDSEHRQIVDAVLRRDSDAAVAALTVHFSRTEDLVKRRTVSIQEVVQQSE, from the coding sequence ATGTCATCGAGCGCGGTGATTGCGTTGAGTGCAGATGCGGCCGGTCCACGTACCCTGACATCCGCGGTGTACGAGCAACTTCGCCGGGACATCCTGTCGGCGCGGCTGTCCCCGGGACAGAAGCTTCATATCGCCCATCTCAGCAAAGGCTTCGGCGTCAGCCTCGCGGCTACGCGCGAGGCGCTGTCGCGGCTGGTCGCCGATGGGCTGGTGCGAGCCGCCGACCAGCGCGGCTTTCATGTCAGCCCGGTGTCGATCGCCGATCTCCAGGACATTACCCGCACACGGATCGACATCGAGGGACTGGCGCTGCGGCGCTCGATCGAGTTCGGCGGCAGGGATTGGCAGGCCGCTGTGGAAGCCGCCTTCGCGGCGCTGCTTGCCGTGCCCTATCGCGATCCCTCCGATCCCAAGATCCACAACGAACCCTGGCTGGTGCGCCATCGCATGTTCCATCGGACGCTGGTGAGCGCCTGCGATTCGCCCTGGCTGCTGCGTTTTCGCGATACGCTCTATGAGCAGAGCGAGCGCTACCGGCAATTGTCGATCCCGGTCGATCCGGGCTTGCGCGACGTCGATTCCGAACATCGCCAGATCGTCGATGCGGTGCTGCGGCGGGACTCTGACGCGGCCGTCGCCGCCCTCACCGTCCATTTCTCGCGAACGGAAGACCTGGTGAAACGGAGAACCGTATCGATCCAAGAGGTGGTTCAACAAAGCGAGTGA
- a CDS encoding 5-methyltetrahydropteroyltriglutamate--homocysteine methyltransferase — protein sequence MAETLIPTTVVGSYPQPDWLVDRAMLKAHIVPRTRLKAVWRVPETYLEQAQDDATRLAIGDMERAGIDIITDGEIRRESYSNRFATALDGIDIDNPGTVKTTHGVDTPVPRVVGRIRRNAPVEVRDMEFLRRNTDRRVKITLPGPFTMARQAQNDFYRDFDEMVMDFAAALNEEAHDLQKAGADVIQLDDPWLRTDPAAAKRIAIKAIDRALEGLTVTTAVHLCFGYAAVVNTKPTGYSFLPELADCTAQQISIEAAQPKLDLGILSDLSAKAIILGVIDLADAKVETADEVAVRLRAALKHVAAERLIAAPDCGMKYLPRDVAFGKLAALSDGAKIVRGELS from the coding sequence GTGGCAGAAACACTGATTCCGACAACGGTTGTCGGCAGTTATCCGCAACCCGACTGGCTGGTCGACCGGGCGATGCTCAAGGCCCACATCGTGCCGCGCACCCGCCTCAAGGCGGTGTGGCGTGTGCCTGAGACCTATCTGGAGCAGGCGCAGGACGATGCGACCCGTCTGGCCATCGGCGACATGGAGCGTGCTGGCATTGATATCATCACCGATGGCGAGATCCGCCGGGAGAGCTATTCCAACCGCTTCGCCACCGCGCTCGACGGCATCGACATCGACAATCCCGGCACGGTGAAAACGACCCACGGCGTCGACACGCCGGTGCCCCGCGTGGTCGGCCGCATCAGGCGCAATGCGCCTGTCGAAGTCAGGGACATGGAATTCCTGCGGCGCAACACCGACCGTCGCGTCAAGATCACGCTGCCGGGTCCCTTCACCATGGCGCGGCAGGCGCAGAATGATTTCTACCGTGACTTCGACGAGATGGTGATGGACTTCGCGGCGGCGCTCAACGAAGAGGCGCATGACCTCCAGAAGGCCGGCGCGGATGTGATTCAACTCGACGATCCCTGGCTGCGCACCGATCCGGCGGCTGCGAAACGCATTGCCATCAAGGCGATCGATCGCGCGCTCGAAGGGCTCACCGTCACGACCGCGGTGCATCTGTGTTTCGGCTACGCGGCTGTCGTCAACACCAAGCCGACCGGCTATTCCTTCCTTCCCGAACTCGCCGATTGCACCGCACAGCAGATCTCCATCGAGGCGGCACAGCCGAAACTCGATCTCGGGATTTTGTCGGACCTCTCCGCGAAGGCGATCATCCTTGGCGTGATCGATCTCGCCGACGCCAAGGTGGAAACCGCTGATGAAGTCGCCGTGCGGCTGCGCGCCGCGCTCAAGCATGTCGCGGCCGAGCGCCTGATCGCGGCGCCCGATTGCGGCATGAAGTATCTTCCGCGCGATGTCGCGTTCGGCAAGCTCGCGGCTTTGTCTGACGGTGCGAAGATCGTTCGCGGGGAGTTGTCCTGA
- a CDS encoding response regulator transcription factor — protein MCGLVRTIIADDHAIIREGLKQLLSTVDGLTVSGEAADGEAVHRLLNESSADLLILDLGMPGVSGFQFIANLRTEWPELRVLVVTANVEPRSVRAAFSAGAHGYLTKSGDPSELIAAVDAITKGNAYVAEEVRFAVDQQSGSNDPPEPTAAIMSPVTLTRRELQILGMIPHGATSRDIASRLGISPLTARKHRENLMRKLDLHSGAELTAYAVRLGLPAG, from the coding sequence ATGTGCGGACTGGTGAGGACGATCATTGCTGACGATCACGCCATCATTCGGGAAGGTCTGAAACAGCTTCTGTCGACCGTTGATGGGCTGACAGTCAGTGGAGAAGCGGCGGACGGCGAAGCCGTTCACCGGCTGCTGAACGAAAGCTCCGCCGATCTTCTCATCCTCGATCTCGGCATGCCCGGTGTGAGCGGGTTTCAGTTCATAGCCAACCTGAGAACCGAATGGCCGGAGCTGCGCGTTCTTGTCGTCACTGCCAACGTTGAGCCGCGTTCCGTTCGAGCAGCTTTTTCCGCGGGCGCGCATGGCTATTTGACCAAGAGCGGCGATCCATCCGAACTGATCGCGGCAGTCGATGCCATTACAAAAGGCAACGCCTATGTGGCGGAGGAGGTTCGCTTTGCGGTGGACCAGCAAAGTGGCTCGAACGACCCCCCGGAGCCTACAGCTGCGATTATGTCTCCGGTCACGCTGACAAGGCGTGAGCTGCAAATCCTCGGGATGATCCCTCACGGCGCCACCAGCCGCGATATCGCCAGCCGTCTCGGCATCAGCCCGCTGACCGCCCGGAAACATCGCGAGAATCTCATGCGGAAGCTTGATCTGCACAGTGGTGCTGAATTGACGGCTTACGCGGTTCGTCTCGGCCTTCCTGCGGGTTAG
- a CDS encoding hybrid sensor histidine kinase/response regulator: protein MQEDKIREALVELLYRNSYGVVVANILISLAAAYVLSSTVSANWLIGWLGALYLLTAMRVLAARRFFSRDREGTPALRWAWLAAGFSCVSGLLWGMLGWVGFLPEAPVIFSFTVIVLTGLICGTVPSLSAFPPALVGSIIATVLPITVRSITNGGDIAGAYLALLAGLVTINLYYCRTTYQMLRETIRLRLENVDLVSHLQEERDRAQAADRAKTRFLAAASHDLRQPIHALSLLIATLAVLGHRGAVPSGDASDLAGKAKSIVGNLSALLNGLLDISRLDAGVVTVARETVNLPQLFNQLSNEFASAAKERGLDWRVVERGLQVDSDPMMLKRILGNLLSNAFRYTSSGGVLLGCRRRGASVEIQIWDTGPGIPADQQAMVFEEFVQLQNPARDRTQGLGLGLAIVRRTAVLLQHPLKLASVTGRGSMFSVTVPKASAVETPSLPDNRTSPAGIAVSIMVVEDEADVLDIMVQLLTLQGHRVYAGRSATEVRQIHAEAMVAGDAPVDLIIADYRLGDGTTGLDAIEALCAHIGRSVPAVIVTGDTSPSRIKEATASGHRILHKPITGEELHEAIVAACVGGRESINCDC, encoded by the coding sequence ATGCAGGAAGACAAGATACGCGAGGCGCTCGTCGAGCTTTTGTATCGCAATTCCTACGGGGTGGTGGTCGCCAACATCCTCATATCCCTGGCGGCAGCGTACGTCCTGAGCAGCACCGTATCGGCGAACTGGTTGATTGGATGGCTCGGCGCGCTGTATCTGCTCACCGCCATGCGCGTCCTGGCGGCGCGCCGGTTCTTCAGCCGAGATAGAGAGGGGACGCCTGCGTTGCGATGGGCCTGGCTTGCGGCTGGGTTTTCCTGCGTGTCAGGCCTGCTGTGGGGAATGCTCGGCTGGGTTGGATTCCTTCCTGAGGCGCCCGTTATTTTTTCATTCACCGTCATTGTTTTGACCGGTCTGATCTGCGGCACCGTTCCGTCGCTCTCGGCCTTTCCGCCGGCTCTGGTCGGCTCGATCATCGCAACGGTGCTGCCGATCACGGTACGCTCTATAACCAATGGAGGCGATATCGCCGGCGCGTATCTCGCCCTGCTTGCGGGGCTTGTGACCATCAATCTCTATTACTGCCGCACAACCTACCAGATGCTGCGTGAGACCATCAGGTTGCGCCTGGAAAATGTCGATCTGGTCAGCCACCTGCAGGAGGAACGCGACCGCGCGCAAGCCGCTGATCGTGCGAAAACGCGTTTCCTCGCGGCCGCCAGTCATGATCTGCGCCAGCCGATCCATGCCTTGAGCCTGCTCATCGCCACGCTCGCGGTGCTGGGTCACCGCGGCGCCGTCCCATCCGGCGATGCAAGCGACCTGGCCGGCAAGGCAAAATCCATTGTCGGCAACCTCAGCGCCCTTCTGAATGGACTGCTCGACATCTCCCGGCTTGATGCCGGTGTCGTCACTGTTGCGAGGGAGACGGTGAATCTGCCCCAGCTTTTCAACCAGCTCAGCAACGAATTTGCTTCAGCAGCGAAGGAGCGCGGTCTTGACTGGCGTGTTGTTGAACGCGGTCTGCAGGTGGACAGCGATCCCATGATGCTGAAACGGATTCTGGGCAATCTGCTGTCGAACGCCTTTCGGTACACGAGCTCCGGCGGCGTTCTGCTCGGCTGCCGCAGGCGCGGCGCGTCGGTGGAAATCCAGATATGGGATACCGGCCCTGGCATCCCCGCAGATCAGCAAGCAATGGTATTCGAGGAATTCGTGCAATTGCAGAACCCGGCGAGGGATCGCACGCAAGGCCTTGGCCTCGGCCTCGCCATCGTTCGCCGCACCGCCGTCCTGCTGCAACATCCGCTGAAGCTGGCCTCCGTCACCGGGCGCGGTTCGATGTTTTCCGTTACGGTCCCGAAAGCCAGTGCGGTGGAAACTCCCTCCTTGCCCGATAACAGGACATCACCTGCAGGCATCGCCGTCAGCATCATGGTCGTGGAAGACGAGGCGGATGTTCTCGATATCATGGTGCAGTTGCTCACGCTGCAGGGGCATCGGGTCTATGCCGGCCGATCTGCCACCGAGGTGCGGCAGATCCATGCAGAGGCGATGGTGGCCGGCGACGCGCCGGTCGATCTGATCATCGCCGACTACCGCCTCGGGGATGGTACGACGGGCCTGGACGCAATCGAGGCTCTTTGCGCCCATATCGGCCGCTCGGTCCCTGCCGTTATCGTGACCGGCGATACCTCGCCGTCGCGCATCAAGGAAGCCACCGCCAGCGGTCATCGTATTCTGCACAAGCCGATCACCGGCGAGGAGTTGCACGAAGCGATTGTTGCTGCCTGTGTTGGCGGCAGGGAATCGATCAACTGTGATTGCTGA
- a CDS encoding sulfite exporter TauE/SafE family protein — protein sequence MSDVAAYLVLSGAVFAGVVVSGLAGFAFSAIAGAILLHVFPPTEAVPLMMACSIIVQAANLFVLRKSMQWKTSLVFIAGGLLGIPIAIYLLQNVDTGTFRLGFGALVSLYAIYALFRPTPADVRQIESRSRNALVGFGGGLVGGLTAMPGALPAIWCDIHGFPKNQQRGLVQPYIGVMQLFALALMLSHQSLSLKVLIDFGMSLPALAAGTAVGILLFGRINELAFKRIILGLLLFSGLCLVI from the coding sequence ATGTCGGACGTAGCGGCTTATTTGGTGCTGAGTGGGGCGGTCTTTGCGGGGGTGGTCGTTTCCGGCCTTGCTGGGTTTGCGTTCTCGGCGATCGCCGGCGCTATTCTGCTACACGTTTTTCCGCCTACAGAGGCTGTGCCATTGATGATGGCTTGCAGCATCATCGTGCAAGCGGCCAATTTGTTTGTACTACGCAAAAGCATGCAATGGAAAACCAGCCTCGTTTTCATCGCTGGTGGACTGTTAGGCATTCCGATCGCGATCTATCTCCTGCAGAATGTGGATACGGGGACCTTCAGACTGGGTTTTGGAGCTCTCGTATCCCTCTACGCGATATATGCCTTGTTCCGGCCAACGCCTGCCGACGTGCGTCAGATAGAGAGCCGGAGCAGGAACGCGCTGGTCGGGTTTGGTGGGGGACTGGTCGGCGGGTTGACAGCGATGCCCGGCGCACTTCCTGCGATCTGGTGCGACATCCATGGTTTCCCGAAAAATCAGCAGCGCGGCCTGGTTCAACCCTACATCGGGGTGATGCAACTTTTCGCTCTCGCTCTCATGCTTTCGCACCAGAGCCTCTCGTTAAAGGTCTTGATCGATTTTGGCATGTCTCTGCCTGCCCTGGCTGCTGGAACGGCTGTCGGTATCCTCCTGTTCGGACGGATCAACGAATTGGCCTTCAAGCGAATTATCCTGGGCTTGTTGCTGTTTTCGGGACTTTGCCTTGTGATCTAG
- a CDS encoding serine hydrolase domain-containing protein, translating to MSQIEGFTHDAFSGVRDVFAANFANGEELGASFCATVEGETVVDLWGGFPDEAKTRPWTRDTIVNVYSTTKTMTALTALLLADRGELDVAAPVARYWPEFAANGKERITVAQLMSHSSGLSGWRPAIGGEDFYDWDQVTAKLAAQAPLWEPGTASGYHVYTFGFLIGEVVRRITGKSLGTVFREEIGQPLGADFWIGLPETEDHRVADLVPFELSASAAGVQMSEIQKLSFVLTGTDAASTRTRAWRAAEIPAVNGHGNARSIAEIQSLLANGGVAKGKRIMSEAGCRRALQQQTEGPDLVMAGMQVRFGLGFGLPSPILQLELPHPNSLFWAGGGGSFVLIDLDARTTFAYTMNKMQRSFVGDERSFRIIRAMWQGLDGD from the coding sequence ATGTCGCAGATCGAGGGCTTCACACATGACGCGTTCTCGGGGGTGCGCGACGTCTTCGCGGCCAACTTCGCCAATGGAGAGGAGTTGGGCGCGTCGTTCTGCGCCACGGTAGAGGGGGAGACGGTCGTCGATCTCTGGGGCGGCTTTCCCGATGAGGCGAAGACGCGGCCCTGGACCCGCGACACCATCGTCAATGTCTATTCTACCACCAAGACCATGACGGCGCTGACCGCGCTGCTGCTAGCCGACCGCGGCGAACTCGATGTGGCAGCGCCGGTCGCCCGGTATTGGCCCGAATTCGCCGCGAATGGGAAGGAACGGATCACGGTTGCCCAATTGATGAGTCATTCGTCCGGCCTGTCCGGATGGCGTCCGGCCATCGGCGGCGAGGACTTCTACGACTGGGACCAGGTGACGGCGAAACTGGCCGCTCAGGCGCCGCTATGGGAGCCGGGCACAGCCTCCGGCTATCACGTCTACACCTTCGGATTCCTGATCGGCGAGGTGGTGCGACGCATCACCGGCAAGAGTCTCGGCACTGTGTTCCGTGAGGAGATCGGGCAGCCGCTGGGCGCGGATTTCTGGATCGGCCTGCCGGAAACGGAAGACCATCGTGTCGCCGACCTCGTGCCGTTCGAATTGTCGGCAAGCGCTGCCGGCGTGCAGATGAGCGAGATCCAGAAACTCAGTTTTGTTTTGACGGGGACCGATGCCGCGTCAACCCGCACCCGCGCCTGGCGCGCCGCCGAGATCCCGGCGGTCAACGGCCATGGCAACGCGCGCTCCATTGCCGAGATTCAGTCTCTGCTGGCCAATGGCGGCGTGGCCAAGGGCAAGCGGATCATGTCCGAGGCCGGCTGTCGCCGCGCGCTGCAGCAGCAAACGGAGGGGCCGGACCTTGTGATGGCGGGCATGCAGGTCCGCTTCGGTCTGGGGTTCGGTTTGCCGAGCCCGATTCTGCAGCTCGAACTGCCGCATCCCAACAGTCTGTTCTGGGCCGGTGGCGGCGGCTCCTTCGTCCTCATCGACCTGGATGCGCGGACGACCTTCGCCTACACCATGAACAAGATGCAGCGCTCGTTCGTCGGCGACGAACGCTCGTTCCGGATCATCCGGGCCATGTGGCAGGGGCTCGACGGAGACTGA
- a CDS encoding LysR family transcriptional regulator, whose protein sequence is MDRLTSMAVFVRTVDLGSFAAAAAALDLSGPMVGKHVRFLEERLGVRLINRTTRRQNLTDFGRAYYERCRLVLAEADAADALAADQLSEPHGKLRVAMPAHFGRRCVAPILLQLAQTYPTLELDLSLSDRFADLAEDGYDLAIRTGELEDKTGVIARRLARQQMIVCASPSYLRKHGRPRRLEDLGKHQAIIYRRSGRVRPWLFPREGQPPVEITPANRVRLDDLDAIADAAAAGMGLAWLPSWLVRERVQAGALMQLLPGQPPFLYDCHAMWLQAPRLPLKIRLAVDALAAALPKLMT, encoded by the coding sequence ATGGATCGCCTGACCAGCATGGCCGTGTTCGTGAGAACCGTCGACCTCGGCTCGTTCGCGGCCGCCGCCGCCGCGCTCGATCTTTCCGGGCCGATGGTCGGCAAACATGTCCGGTTTCTCGAAGAGCGTCTGGGCGTGCGCCTGATCAATCGGACCACACGGCGGCAGAACCTGACCGACTTCGGGCGCGCCTATTACGAACGCTGCCGCCTGGTGCTGGCCGAAGCCGACGCCGCGGATGCGCTGGCAGCCGATCAGTTGTCCGAACCGCACGGCAAGCTGCGGGTCGCCATGCCCGCGCACTTCGGCCGGCGCTGCGTGGCGCCGATCCTGCTGCAGCTCGCGCAGACATATCCAACACTGGAATTGGATCTGTCGCTCAGCGATCGCTTCGCCGACCTTGCAGAGGACGGCTACGATCTTGCGATCCGCACCGGCGAGTTGGAGGACAAAACCGGAGTGATCGCGCGCCGCCTCGCACGCCAGCAGATGATCGTCTGCGCATCACCGTCCTATCTGAGGAAGCATGGACGACCGCGGCGACTGGAGGATCTCGGCAAACACCAGGCCATCATCTACCGCCGGTCCGGCCGTGTGCGTCCGTGGCTGTTTCCGCGCGAGGGGCAGCCTCCCGTGGAGATCACGCCGGCCAACCGGGTGCGGCTGGACGACCTCGATGCCATCGCCGATGCGGCAGCCGCCGGCATGGGGCTCGCCTGGCTGCCAAGCTGGCTGGTGCGCGAGCGTGTTCAGGCCGGCGCGCTTATGCAGTTGCTGCCGGGTCAACCGCCATTTCTTTACGACTGCCATGCGATGTGGCTGCAGGCCCCTCGCCTGCCGCTGAAGATCCGCCTTGCTGTCGATGCGCTGGCGGCGGCTTTGCCGAAACTCATGACATGA
- a CDS encoding zinc-dependent alcohol dehydrogenase family protein, with product MARVVRFHEFGGPEVLRFENVDVRGPGRGEIRIRVKALGLNRAEALLRSGAYIETPMLPSGLGLEAAGLIESIGEGVDGFAPGDAVSVVPPRSMVRWPAYGELATFPAGLVVKHPPSLSWEAAAAVWMQYLTAYGALIDIADLSKDDFVVITAASSSVGLAAIQIANKIGATAIAVTRTSGKRQALREAGAAHVIVSEDENLEARLKEIAGEEGVRVVFDPIGGPIFQPLTAAMAWGGILIEYGGLSAEPTPFPLGVVLGKTLTLRGYLVHEITGDPLRLEAAKAFILDGLASGSLKPVIAKTFAFDDIVAAHRFLESNAQFGKIVVTV from the coding sequence ATGGCACGGGTTGTTCGTTTTCATGAGTTTGGTGGTCCCGAGGTTCTGCGTTTCGAAAACGTCGATGTTCGCGGTCCCGGTCGGGGCGAGATCCGGATTCGCGTCAAGGCGCTGGGCCTGAACCGGGCCGAGGCGTTGCTGCGATCGGGCGCCTATATCGAGACGCCGATGCTGCCGTCCGGCCTCGGCCTCGAGGCCGCGGGCCTGATTGAGTCCATCGGCGAGGGCGTGGATGGTTTCGCGCCGGGCGATGCGGTGAGCGTCGTGCCGCCACGATCGATGGTCCGCTGGCCGGCCTATGGTGAACTCGCGACATTTCCTGCCGGACTGGTCGTCAAGCATCCACCATCGTTGAGTTGGGAAGCTGCTGCCGCCGTCTGGATGCAGTATCTCACCGCCTATGGCGCACTGATCGATATTGCCGATCTCAGCAAGGACGACTTTGTCGTCATCACCGCCGCCTCCAGCAGCGTCGGGCTGGCCGCGATCCAGATCGCCAACAAGATCGGCGCGACCGCGATCGCGGTGACGCGGACATCAGGCAAGAGACAGGCCTTGCGCGAGGCTGGTGCGGCGCATGTCATTGTGTCGGAGGATGAGAACCTGGAAGCCCGGCTGAAGGAGATCGCCGGCGAAGAGGGCGTGCGTGTCGTGTTCGACCCGATCGGCGGCCCGATCTTCCAACCACTCACGGCTGCGATGGCGTGGGGAGGTATTCTCATCGAATACGGTGGCTTGAGCGCGGAGCCGACACCGTTCCCGCTGGGCGTCGTGCTGGGCAAGACCCTGACGCTGCGCGGCTACCTCGTCCATGAAATCACCGGCGATCCCCTGCGGCTGGAGGCCGCCAAGGCGTTCATCCTCGACGGGCTGGCATCGGGGTCGCTCAAGCCGGTCATCGCCAAAACGTTTGCATTCGACGACATCGTCGCAGCGCATCGCTTTCTGGAGTCGAACGCGCAATTCGGCAAGATCGTGGTCACGGTTTGA